From one Brachypodium distachyon strain Bd21 chromosome 4, Brachypodium_distachyon_v3.0, whole genome shotgun sequence genomic stretch:
- the LOC100827806 gene encoding disease resistance protein RGA2 isoform X1, with the protein MAMVLDAFASYVGDLLKQVVEDEVGMLLGVTGDIENMGIKLGELKKLLTDADRRNITDESVQEWVAELKHAMYEATNILDLCHLKAMEHGPSTVNAGCFNPLLFCLRNPLHAHNIGSRIKTLNQKLDKIKKQSTEFSFILSSYEDPGSRVQAEKANHTRESTGQLDVSGVVGEKIEEDTRELVVRILQKRNEIGNNIMVIAIVGVGGIGKTTLAQKVFNDDSIQGEFDKRIWLSVNQNFDKTELLKTAITLAGGDHHGEKVLAVLQPILTTALTGKKFLLVLDDLWSHGAWEGVLKIPLVNTAVSGSRVLITTRHEGVARGMTATWPHHHIDTLSSDDAWSLLKKQVLSSGTDEYHVNTLKDVGLKIIKICGGLPLAIKVMGGLLRQREMHRRDWEQVLDNSDWSTTKMPEDLNNAVYLSYQDMPPYLKQCFLFYALLPKSTRFDVLHVVGMWISEGFIHGNHSDLEETGRNYYKELISRNLIEPDNKSYFEQWFCSMHDVVRSFGQYIARKEALIAHNGEIDTLTKLNSQKFLRLSIETSQLQSGELHWKSLQEQESVRTLISTIPIEMKPGDSLVTFSSLRTLYIESADVALLESLHKLKHMRYLTLVNTSISALPENIGKMKLLQFIDLSECNNLVDLPNSIVKLSQLRYLNLPSNGSIISRGFCGLTNMRILGGFPALVDGDWCSLDELGPLSHLRFLRLEQLENVSTASSAANVRLGEKIRLTKLLLGCTSKLGYDGLVRREDVSAEEQQRIEMVFNQLCPPSSVEYINISGYFGQQHPSWMMSMPTVPLNNLKFLLLCDVACCNQLPSGLCQLPCLQELQVRRAPCIKRVGTEFLHSSQPVAAAFPRLNKMVLKRMVEWEEWEWEEQVQAMPCLEELLLKRCKLRLVPPGLASQARALRKLSIKHVKQLTYLENCMFVVDLTVDRCPDLERITDLPKLQKLTIIDCPKLKVLNGVPQLDRVVLEDYTMEELPEYVREIKPRHLQVFCRLWLLASVATGQSGIEWDKFSHVEYVKSYARDGDNRRKWYVLYTRGNCKLESNISRSTVFQETLSSSMIETQRFEHLYKMKITTFDYVCSLVRVPFLEDMMARDHRFADGRVLCLQDRVAVALRMLNSGEPPETVGSSLGMNKSIVLLITKSFVDAMWEKAMHHLDWPGSNRIENIKYKFDKIHGLPNCCGVVHTDHITFESQNSDHEVNAGMLMQAVVDTDMRFTNIWLGSSSNMNQSSILHDSVLFKHCEKDTWLNGSKLNLSDGRQVGEYIIGDAGFPLLPWLLTSFQENDLSDYQVEFNRRHSQAMTITLTKALAKLKDTWKFLHGGVWRPENQFEPMWVIYACCMLHNIVIDKECGTGMGSYQKVNYSQQVHQLVDEDPVMVRDVLSQHLTSKPLEPGGTLSIFEDAQTLESVLKMPRRTFNYVCGLLKESSLEIMNDYFFFDMRLFSLEERVAIALIMLNSGDPPATVGSFIGVNESTVPLVTKSFVDAMLERAQHHLRWPQSDEMEKMKSMFDEIHGLPNCCGVLHTTHVTSASRSWDHFDKDSFVLQGVIAPDMRFTSIWVAPRPANTSQSSFLHDSNLFEYCEKGAWLNGSKLKVASEEVGEYVIGDVGYPLLPWLLTPYYQLQNDLSDIPYQVEFNSRHSAVKNIALKVLARLEGTWKSMHGEWRPDTPREMSRAIHACCILHNIVIDIEEDAGMPSDQEEDDSKQKRQLEDEDAVRARDVLSEYMTSRSSESRVDEVDQEVQHRKQLHPVQGEKGKQEAQR; encoded by the exons ATGGCCATGGTGTTGGATGCGTTTGCATCCTATGTTGGTGACCTGCTCAAGCAGGTGGTGGAGGACGAGGTGGGGATGCTGCTCGGTGTCACCGGCGATATCGAGAACATGGGCATCAAGCTCGGGGAGCTCAAGAAATTGCTCACAGATGCTGACAGGAGGAACATCACTGATGAGAGCGTGCAAGAATGGGTGGCAGAGCTCAAGCACGCCATGTACGAGGCTACTAACATCCTCGACCTCTGCCACCTAAAGGCCATGGAGCATGGGCCATCCACTGTGAATGCGGGTTGCTTCAATCCATTGCTTTTCTGCCTGCGGAATCCCCTCCATGCCCATAACATCGGTAGCCGTATCAAAACGCTTAACCAGAAGCTCGACAAAATCAAGAAGCAGAGCACTGAGTTCAGCTTCATCCTCAGTTCATATGAGGATCCTGGCAGCAGGGTGCAAGCTGAGAAGGCCAACCACACCCGGGAGTCCACGGGGCAGCTCGACGTGTCGGGTGTAGTTGGGGAGAAGATCGAAGAAGACACCAGAGAACTAGTGGTCAGGATCTTGCAGAAAAGAAATGAGATAGGCAACAACATCATGGTGATCGCCATCGTAGGTGTCGGCGGGATTGGCAAGACCACCCTCGCCCAGAAGGTATTCAATGATGATTCCATCCAAGGTGAGTTTGACAAGAGGATATGGTTGAGTGTCAACCAGAACTTTGACAAGACTGAGTTGCTCAAGACGGCCATcacccttgccgggggagACCACCATGGTGAAAAAGTATTGGCCGTGCTCCAACCAATCCTTACCACGGCACTAACAGGGAAGAAGTTCTTGCTGGTGTTGGATGATTTGTGGAGTCATGGAGCGTGGGAGGGTGTGCTCAAAATACCCTTAGTCAATACTGCTGTTTCAGGAAGCCGGGTCCTCATCACTACTAGACATGAAGGTGTCGCCCGAGGGATGACAGCCACGTGGCCCCACCACCACATCGACACGTTATCGTCTGATGACGCTTGGTCATTGCTCAAGAAGCAG GTACTCTCAAGTGGAACAGATGAATACCACGTCAATACATTGAAGGATGTCGGATTGAAAATCATAAAAATTTGTGGTGGTTTGCCGCTTGCTATCAAAGTAATGGGAGGACTCTTGCGTCAAAGGGAGATGCATCGTCGTGACTGGGAGCAGGTTTTGGATAATTCTGATTGGTCAACGACTAAAATGCCCGAAGATCTCAATAATGCAGTATACTTGAGCTATCAAGATATGCCTCCTTATCTGAAGCAGTGCTTTCTATTCTACGCTCTTCTTCCTAAAAGTACAAGATTTGATGTGCTCCATGTCGTTGGCATGTGGATTAGCGAAGGATTTATTCACGGAAACCATAGTGATTTAGAAGAAACAGGAAGAAATTACTACAAGGAGTTGATATCTAGGAACCTTATAGAGCCAGATAATAAGAGTTATTTTGAACAATGGTTTTGCAGCATGCATGATGTTGTTCGCTCATTTGGTCAATATATTGCTAGAAAGGAAGCACTCATAGCTCACAATGGAGAAATTGATACTCTTACTAAACTTAACTCGCAGAAGTTTCTTCGGTTGTCTATAGAAACCAGCCAATTGCAATCTGGTGAACTTCACTGGAAATCTTTACAAGAACAGGAATCAGTGAGAACATTAATCTCAACTATCCCGATCGAGATGAAGCCCGGTGATTCACTGGTTACTTTTTCTAGTCTGAGGACTCTCTATATTGAATCTGCTGATGTGGCTTTGCTTGAATCTTTGCATAAACTCAAGCACATGAGATATCTGACACTAGTAAATACTAGTATATCTGCACTTCCAGAAAACATTGGCAAGATGAAATTATTGCAATTCATTGACCTGAGTGAATGTAACAATTTGGTGGATCTTCCAAATAGCATTGTGAAGCTTAGCCAGCTGAGGTATCTTAACCTTCCTAGCAACGGGAGTATCATATCTAGAGGGTTCTGTGGTCTGACTAATATGAGGATTCTAGGTGGGTTTCCAGCTCTAGTGGATGGTGATTGGTGCAGTTTGGATGAGTTGGGGCCTCTTTCCCATCTCAGATTTCTAAGATTAGAGCAATTAGAGAATGTATCTACTGCATCGTCTGCTGCTAATGTTAGGCTTGGTGAGAAGATCCGTCTTACTAAGCTATTACTGGGGTGCACTAGCAAACTGGGATATGATGGGTTGGTCAGAAGAGAAGATGTCTCTGCCGAGGAGCAGCAACGAATAGAGATGGTGTTCAATCAGCTCTGCCCTCCATCCAGTGTAGAATATATTAATATTTCTGGGTATTTTGGCCAGCAACACCCGAGTTGGATGATGTCAATGCCAACGGTGCCCCTCAATAACTTGAAGTTCCTATTGCTGTGTGATGTAGCTTGTTGCAACCAACTTCCCAGTGGCTTGTGTCAGCTCCCCTGTCTACAGGAACTTCAAGTGCGGCGCGCTCCATGCATCAAGCGTGTTGGAACTGAATTCTTGCATTCCTCACAGCCGGTGGCAGCTGCATTTCCGAGGTTAAACAAGATGGTCTTAAAACGAATGGTGGAGTGGGAGGAGTGGGAGTGGGAGGAGCAAGTGCAAGCCATGCCCTGTTTGGAGGAGCTTTTGCTCAAAAGGTGCAAACTCAGGCTTGTTCCTCCTGGCCTTGCCTCCCAGGCAAGGGCTTTGAGAAAGTTATCCATAAAACATGTCAAGCAGCTTACCTACCTTGAGAACTGTATGTTTGTTGTGGATCTTACAGTGGATCGATGCCCTGACCTGGAGAGGATCACTGATCTACCAAAACTGCAGAAGCTCACCATCATCGATTGCCCAAAGCTGAAGGTACTGAATGGTGTTCCTCAACTGGACAGGGTGGTCCTGGAGGATTACACCATGGAAGAACTCCCAGAATACGTGCGAGAAATAAAGCCAAGGCATTTGCAGGTATTCTGCAGGCTATGGTTGCTTGCTTCTGTAGCCACAGGACAATCCGGTATTGAGTGGGACAAGTTCAGCCATGTCGAGTATGTAAAGTCATATGCGCGTGATGGAGACAACCGAAGGAAATGGTATGTGTTGTACACAAGAGGTAACTGCAAGCTGGAGTCAAATATTAGCCGCTCTACTGTATTTCAAG AAACATTATCGTCTTCTATGATCGAGACACAAAGATTTGAGCATCTctacaaaatgaaaataacTACCTTCGATTATGTCTGCAGCTTGGTTAGGGTACCATTTTTGGAAGACATGATGGCAAGGGATCACAGGTTTGCTGATGGGAGAGTGCTATGTTTACAAGACCGAGTAGCAGTTGCTCTGAGAATGCTGAACTCTGGTGAGCCTCCGGAGACAGTAGGATCCTCTCTTGGCATGAACAAGTCAATCGTCTTGCTGATAACTAAGAGTTTTGTTGATGCTATGTGGGAGAAAGCAATGCACCACTTGGACTGGCCAGGTTCCAACAGAATAGAGAACATCAAGTACAAGTTTGACAAGATCCATGGGCTGCCAAACTGCTGCGGTGTTGTGCATACAGATCACATCACATTTGAATCACAGAACAGTGACCATGAGGTGAATGCTGGCATGCTAATGCAAGCTGTTGTTGATACAGATATGAGGTTCACAAACATTTGGTTGGGATCATCAAGTAACATGAACCAGTCGAGCATTTTGCATGACTCTGTGCTCTTCAAGCACTGCGAGAAGGATACTTGGCTGAATGGTAGCAAGCTGAATTTATCAGACGGAAGGCAAGTTGGAGAATACATAATTGGTGATGCAggatttcctcttcttccttggcttctcaCATCTTTCCAGGAGAATGACCTCTCAGATTATCAAGTCGAGTTTAATAGGAGACACTCTCAAGCCATGACCATCACACTGACCAAGGCACTAGCGAAGTTAAAAGATACATGGAAGTTCCTGCATGGAGGGGTGTGGCGCCCAGAAAATCAATTTGAGCCGATGTGGGTAATCTATGCATGTTGCATGCTGCATAACATAGTGATAGACAAGGAGTGCGGCACAGGTATGGGGAGCTATCAAAAGGTGAACTACAGCCAGCAAGTGCACCAGTTAGTCGATGAGGACCCAGTCATGGTGAGAGATGTGTTGTCGCAACACTTGACCAGCAAACCATTGGAACCAGGAG GAACCCTATCTATTTTTGAGGATGCACAAACACTCGAATCTGTGTTAAAAATGCCAAGAAGAACCTTCAACTATGTCTGTGGCTTGCTGAAGGAATCGTCTCTGGAAATTATGAACGACTACTTCTTTTTCGATATGAGGTTATTTTCTTTAGAGGAGCGAGTAGCCATCGCTCTGATAATGCTCAACTCTGGTGACCCTCCTGCAACTGTTGGATCCTTTATTGGAGTGAACGAGTCAACCGTGCCGCTGGTCACCAAGAGCTTTGTTGATGCCATGTTGGAGAGAGCACAGCACCATTTGCGCTGGCCACAATCTGATGAAATGGAGAAGATGAAATCCATGTTTGATGAGATCCATGGCTTGCCAAACTGCTGTGGTGTTTTGCATACAACGCATGTCACATCTGCGTCAAGAAGCTGGGACCATTTCGATAAGGACAGCTTTGTACTGCAAGGTGTCATTGCTCCAGATATGAGGTTCACAAGCATTTGGGTGGCGCCACGGCCAGCTAACACGAGCCAGTCAAGCTTTTTGCACGACTCTAATCTCTTCGAGTATTGCGAGAAGGGTGCATGGCTGAATGGCAGCAAGCTCAAGGTAGCATCAGAAGAAGTTGGTGAATACGTAATTGGTGATGTAGGATATCCTCTTCTGCCCTGGCTGCTCACACCTTATTACCAGCTACAGAATGACCTCTCAGATATTCCTTATCAAGTTGAGTTCAACAGCAGACACTCTGCAGTTAAAAACATCGCGCTGAAGGTGCTGGCAAGGTTGGAAGGCACATGGAAGTCCATGCACGGTGAGTGGCGCCCAGACACTCCACGCGAGATGTCCCGGGCAATCCACGCATGCTGCATCTTACATAACATAGTGATAGACATAGAGGAAGATGCTGGCATGCCGAGCGATCAGGAGGAAGATGACAGCAAGCAAAAGCGCCAGTTAGAAGACGAAGATGCTGTGAGAGCAAGGGATGTACTGTCCGAGTACATGACCAGCAGGTCATCCGAATCTAGAG TCGACGAGGTGGATCAAGAGGTGCAACACAGAAAGCAGCTCCATCCGGTTCAGGGTGAAAAAGGGAAGCAAGAAGCACAAAGATGA
- the LOC100827504 gene encoding probable GTP-binding protein OBGM, mitochondrial — protein sequence VAQGGEGGLGNVSIGKGIRMSKENRLQEIARLSGGQQGTESFLVLELKSIADVGLVGLPNAGKSTLLSALSRAQPEIADYAFTTLRPNIGSLTYEDYFSVKVADIPGLIKGARENRGLGHAFLRHIERTKVLTYVLDLAATLNGRKGTPPWEQLHDLVVELEHYQEGLTKRPSLMVANNIDEEGADAMYEELKRRVQVVPIFPVCAILRDLMDASDPQGVDMSKVMVD from the coding sequence GTTGCACAAGGAGGGGAGGGTGGACTAGGGAATGTTTCTATCGGCAAGGGCATTCGAATGTCCAAAGAAAACAGGCTACAGGAGATAGCCCGTTTGAGTGGTGGACAGCAAGGAACAGAGAGCTTTCTTGTGTTGGAACTGAAGAGCATCGCTGATGTTGGCCTTGTTGGTCTGCCTAATGCCGGGAAGAGTACATTGCTGAGTGCTCTCTCTAGGGCTCAGCCGGAGATAGCTGACTATGCATTCACCACATTGAGGCCCAATATTGGTAGCTTAACCTACGAGGACTACTTCTCAGTGAAAGTGGCTGATATACCGGGTCTTATCAAAGGTGCTCGTGAGAACCGTGGGCTTGGCCATGCCTTCTTGAGGCACATAGAGCGCACCAAAGTTCTGACCTATGTGCTCGACTTGGCAGCCACTCTCAACGGTAGGAAGGGTACCCCGCCATGGGAGCAGCTGCACGATCTCGTCGTGGAACTGGAGCATTACCAGGAAGGATTGACAAAGCGCCCGTCGTTGATGGTAGCAAACAACATAGATGAAGAGGGAGCTGATGCGATGTACGAAGAACTGAAGAGGAGAGTGCAGGTTGTTCCAATATTTCCGGTGTGTGCTATCCTGAGAGACCTTATGGACGCGTCGGATCCACAAGGTGTTGATATGAGCAAAGTGATGGTAGACTAA
- the LOC100827806 gene encoding uncharacterized protein LOC100827806 isoform X2 has product MAVADYFVATPSSSPSPASSRYQKVLSSGTDEYHVNTLKDVGLKIIKICGGLPLAIKVMGGLLRQREMHRRDWEQVLDNSDWSTTKMPEDLNNAVYLSYQDMPPYLKQCFLFYALLPKSTRFDVLHVVGMWISEGFIHGNHSDLEETGRNYYKELISRNLIEPDNKSYFEQWFCSMHDVVRSFGQYIARKEALIAHNGEIDTLTKLNSQKFLRLSIETSQLQSGELHWKSLQEQESVRTLISTIPIEMKPGDSLVTFSSLRTLYIESADVALLESLHKLKHMRYLTLVNTSISALPENIGKMKLLQFIDLSECNNLVDLPNSIVKLSQLRYLNLPSNGSIISRGFCGLTNMRILGGFPALVDGDWCSLDELGPLSHLRFLRLEQLENVSTASSAANVRLGEKIRLTKLLLGCTSKLGYDGLVRREDVSAEEQQRIEMVFNQLCPPSSVEYINISGYFGQQHPSWMMSMPTVPLNNLKFLLLCDVACCNQLPSGLCQLPCLQELQVRRAPCIKRVGTEFLHSSQPVAAAFPRLNKMVLKRMVEWEEWEWEEQVQAMPCLEELLLKRCKLRLVPPGLASQARALRKLSIKHVKQLTYLENCMFVVDLTVDRCPDLERITDLPKLQKLTIIDCPKLKVLNGVPQLDRVVLEDYTMEELPEYVREIKPRHLQVFCRLWLLASVATGQSGIEWDKFSHVEYVKSYARDGDNRRKWYVLYTRGNCKLESNISRSTVFQETLSSSMIETQRFEHLYKMKITTFDYVCSLVRVPFLEDMMARDHRFADGRVLCLQDRVAVALRMLNSGEPPETVGSSLGMNKSIVLLITKSFVDAMWEKAMHHLDWPGSNRIENIKYKFDKIHGLPNCCGVVHTDHITFESQNSDHEVNAGMLMQAVVDTDMRFTNIWLGSSSNMNQSSILHDSVLFKHCEKDTWLNGSKLNLSDGRQVGEYIIGDAGFPLLPWLLTSFQENDLSDYQVEFNRRHSQAMTITLTKALAKLKDTWKFLHGGVWRPENQFEPMWVIYACCMLHNIVIDKECGTGMGSYQKVNYSQQVHQLVDEDPVMVRDVLSQHLTSKPLEPGGTLSIFEDAQTLESVLKMPRRTFNYVCGLLKESSLEIMNDYFFFDMRLFSLEERVAIALIMLNSGDPPATVGSFIGVNESTVPLVTKSFVDAMLERAQHHLRWPQSDEMEKMKSMFDEIHGLPNCCGVLHTTHVTSASRSWDHFDKDSFVLQGVIAPDMRFTSIWVAPRPANTSQSSFLHDSNLFEYCEKGAWLNGSKLKVASEEVGEYVIGDVGYPLLPWLLTPYYQLQNDLSDIPYQVEFNSRHSAVKNIALKVLARLEGTWKSMHGEWRPDTPREMSRAIHACCILHNIVIDIEEDAGMPSDQEEDDSKQKRQLEDEDAVRARDVLSEYMTSRSSESRVDEVDQEVQHRKQLHPVQGEKGKQEAQR; this is encoded by the exons ATGGCCGTCGCTGACTACTTTGTCGCCACGCCGTCAtcgtctccgtcgccggcgtcatctCGGTATCAAAAG GTACTCTCAAGTGGAACAGATGAATACCACGTCAATACATTGAAGGATGTCGGATTGAAAATCATAAAAATTTGTGGTGGTTTGCCGCTTGCTATCAAAGTAATGGGAGGACTCTTGCGTCAAAGGGAGATGCATCGTCGTGACTGGGAGCAGGTTTTGGATAATTCTGATTGGTCAACGACTAAAATGCCCGAAGATCTCAATAATGCAGTATACTTGAGCTATCAAGATATGCCTCCTTATCTGAAGCAGTGCTTTCTATTCTACGCTCTTCTTCCTAAAAGTACAAGATTTGATGTGCTCCATGTCGTTGGCATGTGGATTAGCGAAGGATTTATTCACGGAAACCATAGTGATTTAGAAGAAACAGGAAGAAATTACTACAAGGAGTTGATATCTAGGAACCTTATAGAGCCAGATAATAAGAGTTATTTTGAACAATGGTTTTGCAGCATGCATGATGTTGTTCGCTCATTTGGTCAATATATTGCTAGAAAGGAAGCACTCATAGCTCACAATGGAGAAATTGATACTCTTACTAAACTTAACTCGCAGAAGTTTCTTCGGTTGTCTATAGAAACCAGCCAATTGCAATCTGGTGAACTTCACTGGAAATCTTTACAAGAACAGGAATCAGTGAGAACATTAATCTCAACTATCCCGATCGAGATGAAGCCCGGTGATTCACTGGTTACTTTTTCTAGTCTGAGGACTCTCTATATTGAATCTGCTGATGTGGCTTTGCTTGAATCTTTGCATAAACTCAAGCACATGAGATATCTGACACTAGTAAATACTAGTATATCTGCACTTCCAGAAAACATTGGCAAGATGAAATTATTGCAATTCATTGACCTGAGTGAATGTAACAATTTGGTGGATCTTCCAAATAGCATTGTGAAGCTTAGCCAGCTGAGGTATCTTAACCTTCCTAGCAACGGGAGTATCATATCTAGAGGGTTCTGTGGTCTGACTAATATGAGGATTCTAGGTGGGTTTCCAGCTCTAGTGGATGGTGATTGGTGCAGTTTGGATGAGTTGGGGCCTCTTTCCCATCTCAGATTTCTAAGATTAGAGCAATTAGAGAATGTATCTACTGCATCGTCTGCTGCTAATGTTAGGCTTGGTGAGAAGATCCGTCTTACTAAGCTATTACTGGGGTGCACTAGCAAACTGGGATATGATGGGTTGGTCAGAAGAGAAGATGTCTCTGCCGAGGAGCAGCAACGAATAGAGATGGTGTTCAATCAGCTCTGCCCTCCATCCAGTGTAGAATATATTAATATTTCTGGGTATTTTGGCCAGCAACACCCGAGTTGGATGATGTCAATGCCAACGGTGCCCCTCAATAACTTGAAGTTCCTATTGCTGTGTGATGTAGCTTGTTGCAACCAACTTCCCAGTGGCTTGTGTCAGCTCCCCTGTCTACAGGAACTTCAAGTGCGGCGCGCTCCATGCATCAAGCGTGTTGGAACTGAATTCTTGCATTCCTCACAGCCGGTGGCAGCTGCATTTCCGAGGTTAAACAAGATGGTCTTAAAACGAATGGTGGAGTGGGAGGAGTGGGAGTGGGAGGAGCAAGTGCAAGCCATGCCCTGTTTGGAGGAGCTTTTGCTCAAAAGGTGCAAACTCAGGCTTGTTCCTCCTGGCCTTGCCTCCCAGGCAAGGGCTTTGAGAAAGTTATCCATAAAACATGTCAAGCAGCTTACCTACCTTGAGAACTGTATGTTTGTTGTGGATCTTACAGTGGATCGATGCCCTGACCTGGAGAGGATCACTGATCTACCAAAACTGCAGAAGCTCACCATCATCGATTGCCCAAAGCTGAAGGTACTGAATGGTGTTCCTCAACTGGACAGGGTGGTCCTGGAGGATTACACCATGGAAGAACTCCCAGAATACGTGCGAGAAATAAAGCCAAGGCATTTGCAGGTATTCTGCAGGCTATGGTTGCTTGCTTCTGTAGCCACAGGACAATCCGGTATTGAGTGGGACAAGTTCAGCCATGTCGAGTATGTAAAGTCATATGCGCGTGATGGAGACAACCGAAGGAAATGGTATGTGTTGTACACAAGAGGTAACTGCAAGCTGGAGTCAAATATTAGCCGCTCTACTGTATTTCAAG AAACATTATCGTCTTCTATGATCGAGACACAAAGATTTGAGCATCTctacaaaatgaaaataacTACCTTCGATTATGTCTGCAGCTTGGTTAGGGTACCATTTTTGGAAGACATGATGGCAAGGGATCACAGGTTTGCTGATGGGAGAGTGCTATGTTTACAAGACCGAGTAGCAGTTGCTCTGAGAATGCTGAACTCTGGTGAGCCTCCGGAGACAGTAGGATCCTCTCTTGGCATGAACAAGTCAATCGTCTTGCTGATAACTAAGAGTTTTGTTGATGCTATGTGGGAGAAAGCAATGCACCACTTGGACTGGCCAGGTTCCAACAGAATAGAGAACATCAAGTACAAGTTTGACAAGATCCATGGGCTGCCAAACTGCTGCGGTGTTGTGCATACAGATCACATCACATTTGAATCACAGAACAGTGACCATGAGGTGAATGCTGGCATGCTAATGCAAGCTGTTGTTGATACAGATATGAGGTTCACAAACATTTGGTTGGGATCATCAAGTAACATGAACCAGTCGAGCATTTTGCATGACTCTGTGCTCTTCAAGCACTGCGAGAAGGATACTTGGCTGAATGGTAGCAAGCTGAATTTATCAGACGGAAGGCAAGTTGGAGAATACATAATTGGTGATGCAggatttcctcttcttccttggcttctcaCATCTTTCCAGGAGAATGACCTCTCAGATTATCAAGTCGAGTTTAATAGGAGACACTCTCAAGCCATGACCATCACACTGACCAAGGCACTAGCGAAGTTAAAAGATACATGGAAGTTCCTGCATGGAGGGGTGTGGCGCCCAGAAAATCAATTTGAGCCGATGTGGGTAATCTATGCATGTTGCATGCTGCATAACATAGTGATAGACAAGGAGTGCGGCACAGGTATGGGGAGCTATCAAAAGGTGAACTACAGCCAGCAAGTGCACCAGTTAGTCGATGAGGACCCAGTCATGGTGAGAGATGTGTTGTCGCAACACTTGACCAGCAAACCATTGGAACCAGGAG GAACCCTATCTATTTTTGAGGATGCACAAACACTCGAATCTGTGTTAAAAATGCCAAGAAGAACCTTCAACTATGTCTGTGGCTTGCTGAAGGAATCGTCTCTGGAAATTATGAACGACTACTTCTTTTTCGATATGAGGTTATTTTCTTTAGAGGAGCGAGTAGCCATCGCTCTGATAATGCTCAACTCTGGTGACCCTCCTGCAACTGTTGGATCCTTTATTGGAGTGAACGAGTCAACCGTGCCGCTGGTCACCAAGAGCTTTGTTGATGCCATGTTGGAGAGAGCACAGCACCATTTGCGCTGGCCACAATCTGATGAAATGGAGAAGATGAAATCCATGTTTGATGAGATCCATGGCTTGCCAAACTGCTGTGGTGTTTTGCATACAACGCATGTCACATCTGCGTCAAGAAGCTGGGACCATTTCGATAAGGACAGCTTTGTACTGCAAGGTGTCATTGCTCCAGATATGAGGTTCACAAGCATTTGGGTGGCGCCACGGCCAGCTAACACGAGCCAGTCAAGCTTTTTGCACGACTCTAATCTCTTCGAGTATTGCGAGAAGGGTGCATGGCTGAATGGCAGCAAGCTCAAGGTAGCATCAGAAGAAGTTGGTGAATACGTAATTGGTGATGTAGGATATCCTCTTCTGCCCTGGCTGCTCACACCTTATTACCAGCTACAGAATGACCTCTCAGATATTCCTTATCAAGTTGAGTTCAACAGCAGACACTCTGCAGTTAAAAACATCGCGCTGAAGGTGCTGGCAAGGTTGGAAGGCACATGGAAGTCCATGCACGGTGAGTGGCGCCCAGACACTCCACGCGAGATGTCCCGGGCAATCCACGCATGCTGCATCTTACATAACATAGTGATAGACATAGAGGAAGATGCTGGCATGCCGAGCGATCAGGAGGAAGATGACAGCAAGCAAAAGCGCCAGTTAGAAGACGAAGATGCTGTGAGAGCAAGGGATGTACTGTCCGAGTACATGACCAGCAGGTCATCCGAATCTAGAG TCGACGAGGTGGATCAAGAGGTGCAACACAGAAAGCAGCTCCATCCGGTTCAGGGTGAAAAAGGGAAGCAAGAAGCACAAAGATGA